In Macrobrachium rosenbergii isolate ZJJX-2024 chromosome 47, ASM4041242v1, whole genome shotgun sequence, the following are encoded in one genomic region:
- the LOC136830907 gene encoding uncharacterized protein, producing MEQQASEDKIRLLGREKRLIQKSMATQESARNMLEDEITKMEASVARLRRKTSNSKLENLQEQAGKLSRGNGSLQCQLQVKDLRLGRQDNLLKQKGCRLEKMTRRPSSLGEKKNALEPELRNLQEKNETLQRNLDDLQMRKEHLEKANDELRKELSVLKRLHEKVAAGFN from the coding sequence ATGGAACAGCAAGCCTCCGAGGACAAGATTCGTTTGCTGGGGAGAGAAAAGCGACTGATACAGAAGTCGATGGCGACGCAggaaagtgcaagaaatatgctGGAAGACGAGATCACCAAAATGGAAGCATCTGTTGCAAGACTGAGAAGGAAGACATCTAACTCCAAGTTAGAGAACTTGCAGGAACAAGCTGGGAAGCTGTCGAGAGGAAATGGCTCCCTCCAGTGTCAGCTACAGGTGAAGGACTTGAGACTGGGTCGGCAGGATAATTTACTGAAGCAGAAAGGCTGCCGACTGGAGAAGATGACGAGGCGGCCCAGCAGCCTGGGCGAGAAGAAGAATGCTTTGGAGCCGGAGCTGCGGAATCTGCAGGAGAAGAATGAGACGCTGCAACGGAACTTGGACGACCTCCAGATGAGGAAGGAGCACCTGGAAAAAGCCAACGACGAACTACGGAAGGAGCTCTCGGTTCTGAAGCGCTTGCATGAGAAGGTGGCAGCAGGCTTCAATTAG